The Brassica napus cultivar Da-Ae chromosome C7, Da-Ae, whole genome shotgun sequence genome has a segment encoding these proteins:
- the LOC125589856 gene encoding putative F-box/kelch-repeat protein At3g24610 gives MTVTPAGGERFSTQRSRLGMPCRFNGAGACVSYIPSESKWKKGNKKTSQVYKGWHVIDNIVYCSALGGRILWCEAHEWERPVTTHVMEWREVMGLESLRETLAASKLVNYGGRLGDLWESNKPLMQAAGFEITELDEKFPGHKLSNSGPNMLIFWDVLAPRKLEIWCAEVCLERHKDTCQIRGNILWSEPVMTLDPPPPHQLHCHILYTSPLNL, from the exons ATGACCGTAACTCCAGCAGGTGGGGAGAGGTTTTCGACCCAAAGAAGCAGACTTGGGATGCCCTGCCGAT TCAATGGTGCAGGGGCATGTGTATCCTACATACCAAGTGAAAGCAAATGGAAAAAAGGGAATAAGAAAACTTCCCAAGTTTATAAGGGTTGGCACGTGATAGATAATATCGTGTATTGCAGTGCCTTAGGTGGGCGGATATTGTGGTGTGAGGCACATGAATGGGAGAGGCCCGTAACCACCCATGTGATGGAGTGGAGAGAGGTGATGGGCTTGGAGTCTCTCAGGGAAACTCTCGCTGCCTCCAAGCTCGTCAACTATGGTGGACGCTTGGGGGATCTCTGGGAGTCCAACAAACCGCTGATGCAAGCTGCAGGATTTGAGATAACTGAACTCGATGAAAAATTTCCCGGGCACAAACTGAGCAACTCTGGTCCCAACATGTTGATCTTCTGGGACGTGCTTGCTCCTCGTAAGTTAGAGATTTGGTGTGCGGAGGTCTGTTTGGAGAGACACAAGGACACATGCCAGATTAGAGGAAACATTTTGTGGTCCGAACCTGTCATGACACTGGATCCTCCTCCTCCACATCAGCTTCACTGTCACATTTTGTATACTTCACCTCTCAACCTCTGA
- the LOC106428625 gene encoding uncharacterized vacuolar membrane protein YML018C-like codes for MVFYAVYITLIRKKLPDDDERSGWFSMAQLLGFLGLFNFFIFLPAALILNFTKRERFNALTLKQLSLVVGKGLLDNVLSDYLWAKAVLLTTTTVASAGLTIQVLLAAIVDSLSGNKPSFTDFIGAAAVMVGFAGINIPAEVFHRSKETSIELEPVTSFTDPPQIVSDSIRVDSSETQVS; via the exons ATGGTGTTTTACGCCGTCTACATCACTCTTATACGCAAGAAGCttcctgatgatgatgaaagaaGCGGCTGGTTCAGTATGGCTCAGCTTCTTGGGTTTCTAGGGCTCTTCAACTTTTTTATCTTCTTGCCTGCTGCTCTGATACTAAACTTTACAAAGCGAGAACGCTTCAACGCACTAACCTTGAAACAGTTAAGTCTGGTGGTTGGCAAAG GTTTATTAGATAATGTACTCAGTGACTACCTATGGGCAAAGGCTGTACTTTTGACAACAACCACAGTGGCATCGGCTGGGCTGACTATACAGGTTCTATTGGCGGCCATTGTAGACAGCTTATCAGGGAACAAACCAAGCTTCACCGACTTCATTGGTGCTGCAGCTGTAATGGTTGGCTTTGCAGGAATCAATATTCCTGCAGAGGTGTTTCACAGATCCAAAGAGACATCTATTGAGTTAGAGCCTGTAACATCGTTCACAGATCCTCCTCAGATTGTGTCGGATAGCATAAGAGTAGATTCTTCAGAGACCCAAGTGTCCTAA